The nucleotide window AccttaaaatgagaaaaagggCAAGAAGGTAAGCATccaatttatttagatttatattttacatCTATTATACTATTTGCTTGTCCCTATTATTGCTTCTATTTACTTCACATGCTATTGTGGATTTCTTCCATTAGCCTTTCTGaactcaaattttcaaaagtgtTTTGTCTGAAATCTTATTATTTGTAGATTTTGTAAATTCAGACTCATGTTTGTTGTTCAACCATGAATTTGTGATTGTTGACTTTTTTTCTAACTTATTGTTCCTTCATTTCCATGTTTGAAATCCAAGGTTATGCCCCAAGTAGTAGCATGTTCCTAAGGTTATTTACTAAAAGGTTGTACTCTTGAGTGCTTGACAAAATTGTGGCTAAGCTTTTATTGTGGCAGGTATGCTCTGGATTCAGAAGTACTTAGATATGTTGGTGAAGCTTATCCAAAAGGTGTATGTTCAGTTTATTGTACAAAGGGAAAAGATGTGGAGGGACCGGGATTTGATTTTGAGCTTGTCGTGGTGATTTCTGCTGCCAGACTTAGCCCACAGAACTTTTGGTGTGTAAAATCTATCAAATCATAGTAGTTATTTGATGCTCTTTATTTGGCACCATGGTTAGCTTTGGGAGATTTTTATACCATGTAAACACCTGCTTGTGTGGGTGTActtttacatattattaattaataacaagATATATCAGTTACGAAaggtaaacttttttttttgaattaatccTTACATTATTTTGCTGGAATATGAATAGTAATGGAAGTTGGCGGTCAATATGGAACATTGAGTTCAACGATGATGCACAAGTGCTGGAAGTGACAGGCAAGCTGCAGGTATTTGTAGCAATTTGcgtttttcattaaatatatttgccACTTCTACTCAATTCTCATCTATGTGCTTATATACATCTTTACTGTGCcgattcttcttttttttaaggtGGGTGCCCATTATTTTGAAGAGGGAAATGTTCAGTTAGATGCAAAACATGAATGCAAAGATTCAACAATCTTTCAGGTAGTCATTAAACTTACATGTACCTGATCACATCCTATTTATGATGTGGCCCTTCCATCTTTATGGGAGAAACTAAAACTCCAGCAAATTACTCTACTGGCCAAGTCAATTAATTCAATTGCATGTATCTTATTTGTGTGAGAGCTGAGTAGCAGGGTTTGCTAGATTTAGTATTAGTAGAACAGAAATACTTTTACTATGGAAAACTTCCAGAGACTTAGGATTTGCTACATTTAGTATTAGTagaacataaatttttttcttatataagaCCTCCAGAGACTTACGATTTTCTGCAGAACCATGCTCCAATTTCCACAACATTGGAGTTGAGCATTTTGTATAGATTTATTGTATGAAAAGGGTACATACCTAAGCTCTTAtctcattatttttgttttatttgtctCAGTCCCCTGACGACTCTGCAATTTTGATAGCCCACATTATACGCCATCATGAGACAGAGTATCTGGCATCCCTAGAGGTTCTCATTATGCTGTTTTTTATTCTCAAATACttgaatttttcagtttttgctTACAATTTACATCAACAGGCATCCTACTCAAATCTGCCAGATAACACATTCAAGGTATCATCTTGTTTGAGGGCTAtcttttctgaaaattttctgaATACATTCTCCATTATAATTGAGAAGGTCTacattggttttttatttttcttctacgTTCACACCAATTATAGATGTTTGTTTTTTCATGTATGCTGTTTGGGCATGAAACCATTTAGCTTGGGAGGTGTTCTTGTATGTATATAACTTAATTAAAACTGAAAGATGCTACCTACCCTTGATACAACCCCTCTGTGTATGGCTTCCTGATTGATTGTTTGGATAACAAGTAGACAGtatctttttgtaatttttgtttcaatctCTTAAACCAAACAGTGGTCCTAATTAACAATCAGTAATTGGTCCAGTTTAATGCAATTCAACACTGTGCTACAAAGCATTCTAGTGCACTGTATCCTAGTCCTTACAATACGCTACCTAGGTTATGCAGCTTGTTTTTGCTGAAGGTTGTTGGCATATTGTCCTCAAAATTGTTTCTTTCTTCTGCTAGTAGCTGACTCAAACAAATAGAGTTTGCATTTTCTCTGTAATATGATGAGATACCTAAGAATTGAAATCATTTCTAGTTCTAGAGCCATCTAATCCCTAATATTGTAATGCAGGATCTCCGGAGGAAACTTCCAGTT belongs to Mangifera indica cultivar Alphonso chromosome 2, CATAS_Mindica_2.1, whole genome shotgun sequence and includes:
- the LOC123198007 gene encoding F-actin-capping protein subunit alpha, which codes for MAEESELSCKQKKEIAKWFLLNAPAGEIQYVAKDLKSVLNDDDVYNEAASESFPIYNKSHMICIQMPAGTGDVLVTSYGELDKNKYLDPRTAQVAIIDHVKQVCTEVRPAADEELPSPYIEEFRYALDSEVLRYVGEAYPKGVCSVYCTKGKDVEGPGFDFELVVVISAARLSPQNFCNGSWRSIWNIEFNDDAQVLEVTGKLQVGAHYFEEGNVQLDAKHECKDSTIFQSPDDSAILIAHIIRHHETEYLASLEASYSNLPDNTFKDLRRKLPVTRTHFPWHNTSQFSLTREISKELGIGK